ATCAAACGTAGATAGTAATCCATGTCCCGCAAGCAGGTTGCAGTCATTTCCCGACCGTAAGCATTTCCCCCAGGAGAAACGATGTCCGGTCGCCTTTGGAACAGTTGACTTCCAGCTTGTTTGATAATGCCTTCTCGATTAGCTGTCAGCGCTTGAGCAAGGCGCAGCCGGCGATCGCCACTCTGGGCTAAGATCTTAATCTGCTCCAATTCGCCAGGGGTAGGATAGCGAGTTTCTGCGTCTGCGTTAACAATCAACTTCTTGACAATACTCATGAATGGATTCCTTTAAAGAAATGAGAGCGAATTTATTCAAACCATCACGATTCAATGTAAATATTAGGTCTATACTTTTTGTTGACTTAAACCTAATAGGGCGATCGCTTCTTTCTATTCAGTGCATTTTATTTCCTATTTTGAAATCTGAATATCTGACTAAATTCGGTTTACACCAAGGAGCGAAAAATCTCTAGTAAGGAGTTGCGGGCTTCAGAACGCGGTATGGCTGCCCTGAAGTACTAACCACATTAGGATGACAGCTTGAACCTGACTCAGTAAGTCGTGTAGTTTCTCACCCTCGCGAAAAACGAAGTATGAATCCCTTCGGCTTGATATCCCGATCTGGGTAGTCCTTTAAGTCAGTCCAAGAGTGTATATGAGGATATCAGCTCTATCTGTTGATGTTCATATAGAATATCGCTACCGAGCCACCAATGCAGATTGTCTCGAATTTTATTTTGTAGTGATGTCTTGAGATTAGAAATAGCTCCAAGAATTAGTTAAATTTAACTGTGTATTAATTTGTTAAGCTCGAAAGGTTCATGACAGCTTATTTGTCAGTGAAGCTGACCTAGCCAACGGCAAAGGCGCGATCGCGGTCAGCATCATTACAGGGTAACTGCTAACTTATAGAAGATTCCAGAAGTGAAGAAAGCCTTGACTAGAAAATACTTCAATTAAGATGACAGACAAAAAACCAATCATTGCTAAACGACCGTTCCAAATTTCAGATTGGGGAGTAAATCCCCAAAGCCAAGCATTGCGATCTTTAAGCGAAGAAGAAGTAAGATTTGTGTTAGCAGACATAGTTAATACTCCAATTTTTGTTAGCGATTTGCTCGGTGATGTAAAGTCATTACTATTTCTTGGTTTTCAGCAAACCAAAATCTTGCTCTATTTGCCAATCCTTTTTCAGAATTCCTTTGTATATCATGTTCTGAATTATCATGTGCTTGTACTGCAAAATCGATAACTCTTGAGCTTGTTCGCGAGACATTTGCCTTACTCGGTCGGCGAAACTTCTGAAGCTAAATTCCTGCTCTAAAGTTAATTCGCTAGTTCGATCCATCGCTGCCTCCCGTACCCAATTTAGGGTGAAAACTGTCAGCCAATGTTGCATTAGGAGCTAGAAATCTAAATCTGAAATCAATCGACTCCTAATGTTAACGACTTGCCAAAAGCAAAGGCAGTTAACGGAATTGACGTAGCGATCGCAACAGTAAAGACATCTTGGAAAGCATTACAACATTACTCTCCAGATATGGGATACTCAGATAGAAAATCGACTCTTTAATCGGATAGATATCGCACGTACCTTGGCGATTAGAGGCACACAGAGCTATTTCTCCTACTTTTCACCTCGCACAATCAATGTAACATACTATTTACATATTTAGATACTTAGAGCTGATTGTGATGTTGCTTCTACCTTTACCAACAACTCTGCATCGATCGCGTAGAAGTACGTTACACCCTGCCATTATAAGGATTACTCCCGATTGAGAACATTTCGCAGCTCAATCGGTTCCAGCATTCGGAATGGGATTTTATAATGTCGATCGACCCTTGCCAAGTAGCGGCTCGGCTCGTACAATTCCCAGAAACAATATGTTATCTTCCGGTAGAGACGCAAAATTTTGCGTCTCTCAGCCGAACTAGATATTAAAGTTGGGCGGTAAGATAATGCGATCGACAATGTGAACCACACCATTGCTAGCCGGAATATCTGCTTGGGTTACGGTAGCATCATTGACTTTCACAGAGTTAGCAGTTTGGTCAACTTGAACGTTGACATTTGCACCTTCTACCGTTTTCACGTCTCCCGATTGCAGTTGATTGGCACTCACTTGACCAGGGACGACATGGTAAAAAAGAATCTGGGCAAGCTGTTGGCGATTTTCTGGTTGTAGCAGGCGTTGTCGAGTTTCTGCGGGAAGGGCATTGAAGGCAGCATCCGAGGGTGCGAACACCGTATATGGACCCTGAAGTTCTAAGACTTCGTTAGCATCTGTTTCATCAATGACAGAAGCAAGGGTTTTTAGTGAAGGATTTGCTTGCACTACATCAACGACATGATTATCATCTGCCTCTGCTTGCCCAGCAGGAGGGGTTGTAGTTCTTGGTGTCGTGCCTGGTGTTGGCTCAATTGGGGATGTTGTAGCACCTGGGGATGGCTCAGTCGCGGTCGGAGGGTTCTGTGCTGTTTGTTGTGGTTCGCAAGCAGCGATGACTGGGAGAATCATCAAACCTGCCGCGAGTCCTGCTAATTTTTTCATCGTGTGAGTACGATTTTGAACCTTCATCCGCTCTATCCTCTGTTTTTGAAATTAAATTTTTCCGAATGTTAAATTAAGAGCGCAAATTCTCTGGAATTTTTTCTGGTACAGTCCACAAGTAAATCGTTCTGCCGTCTATCTGCTCGACTCTTTCGGGTTTCCAGTCACCCATGCCATAGTTATGAGAAACAATGCGAGTTCCTGGCTTTAGTTCTTGCAACAACTTGGGACGCAGTTTGAGATTGTTCTCTGTCAATAAATAAAGCGTCACGACTGTGGCTTCGCTCATGTCCGTTTGAAACAAGTCTTGCTGGCTAAACTGGACGCGATCGCTGACTCCTACTGTTTTTGCATTCCGCTCTGCCTCTTGAACCAGTTGAGGGTCGATCTCTATACCAATTCCCCTGGCTCCGTATCTTTGAGCAGCAGTTATGGGAATTCCTCCATCTCCGCTACCAAGGTCGTAAATCACGTCATTCTTACCGACATTTGCCAGTTTCAGCATTGCATCTACAACAGGCTGAGGTGTTGGTACGTAAGGGACATCCAGTTGCCGTTGTAGAACTCAAACGCCAGGATTGAACTCTGTTTGGGGTTCTGTACCAAATCGACGCTGTTGCTTGCATCCGACAAATAATCAGCTACCAATACTGATACTGATGGCGAGTAGCCGTAGCATCTGTCGTTGCTGCATAGTTGATTTTCCTCCTAGCGCAATCGATTTACTACAACAGAAGAACTTTACGGTTTGGCAGGGGGTACAGGTGAACGTACCTGTGCAGGAGACGTAGCGCGATCGCGCCCAGAATTGCAGTTAAGGCTAAACTGAAGAATGCTCCTTGCTTCATAGTTGCTTGCTTTCAATATCCTGCTTCTAGTTTTCAAACCAAAAATGATGCCAACATGACAACTCGACAGTTCTTACAATCCTTCAAAGTTGTAACCAACACCGATCGTCAGTCCTACACTAGTACTGTCAAAGAAGCCGACATTCACACCAGCATTTGCTGTCAGTCGATCGCCAATTGGTACGTCAGCACCAGCAGTGAGCATTGGTCCTACATCGCTGTTGTCTCCTGTGGCGATCGCTAAACCACCTCCTACGTAAGGTGCGAAACTAGAGATTGCTTCTGTCGCTGCTCCTGTAGGTTGCACGGTAAAGTCATAAGTAATTGGAATCAGAAAGGTAGTGTCATCCCCAATGACAACAGCAGGACGAGCAGAGACAGCTTCGGTGAATCCGATTTTGCTGATAACTGTGAAGTTACCGATACCCAAAGCCGTGTCGCCACCGCCCAGACCGATGTTACCGCCAACTCCAACATAGCTGGAACCACCACGAGTAGCTCTACCTGGTTCAATTGCACCTGGAGTGGGCTGAGTTGGTGTAGTCTGAGTTGGTGTAGTTGCAGGTGGTTGTGTAGTTGGGGTAGTCGGTTGAGTGCTGGGATATGTCGGCTCAGTAGTAGGAGTTGTGGGTTGAGTCGTAGGATAAGTAGGGTCAACTTGAGCTACTACAGAATTTGTAGGTTCATGTCTCAGTGCAGCCGCTGAAGTTGAAACTTTCGTATTTTCTGCGTTGTTACTAGCAGTCTGAGCTTGAGCTGACAGTCCGCCTGCCAATACAGCTACGGTGGCGATCGCGATGATAGTAGAAATCTGCTGAATAGGTTTGGTGTTCACGAGCGGTCCCTCAAATGTTTCCAGAAGTAGCTAACAGTGCCATTAACTATGGCAACTGATTTGAAAATTACCTGACTTTTTGTTTAGCTATCTTTAGCATCACGAACAAAAATGATGAGAAAATGACAACAAATGATAAAGATTTCAGTTTTTAGAATATTTGATGAGCCATGAAATGAGGAGTGTGAAGCTCTAATCTTATTTTTAAGTTTTGACTTGTCTTCGCCAGAAAAAATCTCTAACACCAGATATATGTCTTTAGAGACGCGAGGGTAATTTATGTTTACTTCTCGCTCAGATTCGACCACAGTAATATTCAAGATAATTCTTTAGAACGGGTTTTAAAACTCCCTTTCTCAAGATAAAGATATAGAAAAATTTAAGTTTCGATTTCTGTCTAAAGATTGTGGTAAGCGGCTCGGAATTGAGTCTAGTAGTATACAAGTAAAAGACTTGAAGAGAACGAATATGAAACTAAAACCTTTGTTCGGTATTGCCATGACAGCGTAGCAAAGAATCTCAGCAGGAAACACCCACTGACGTTGCTGAAGAGCGTACCGTAGGGAATTGCAGTGCCAAACAATTGTACGAACCACGCACCGAGGTAATAGCGGCTAAGCGCAAAGCGCGATTGCTCTTGGTGCGATCGCAAGAGAAGTGCGAAGTACGGGATCTTTGAGCATATTTCAGGATTCCGACGAATTAACCAACGAATTGGTTATCTTCAACGACAATTACCGGAATCGGACTCGATTCTAGTACTGCTTGGGAAACCGAACCGACTAAAACTTCATCCCAAGCTCGATGTCCCCGTTTACCGATGACAATCTCAGCCACTCCATATTCTCGCGCCACTCGAACAATAGTCTCTGGAACCGAGCCTTCTAGGGTGATGAATTGATGGCGGATATCTGCTAAAAGACGTTGGGCTTTTTCTTTGAGCAATGCCACTTTTTGAGAATCTTGCCTGCGGATGACGTGCAACACGATCGCTTCACTATCGCTCCGACGGGCAAGTTCTGCGGCTTTTGTTAGCACTTGAGCGGCTAAGGGGGAGGTATCCACGACTGCTAAGATAATAATGCGGCGAGTCACTGCTACCTTTGTCGGGTCAACCTCACCACGCTCCAGTAGTTTCGGCGCAAATGTCGGAATTGCCCAAGCTCCTAGAGGCGCAGTGACCAAAATTGACAGCGCCGCGATCGCCAGAATTGTTTCTCCTCCTTCGATCCCAGATGCTAACGGTAGTGCGCCGATTGCTGCCTGAACGGTTGCCTTAGCAGAATTACCAGGTAAGAGAAATAATCGCTCCCGCCAGTTCCAGTTGCTACCCAAGGTAGACAAGTACCATCCAATCGCCCGTCCGATTAGGGTTCCAATTATTAGAATCAGTAGCCCTGGAAGTAAAATTTTTCCTAACACTTGCAATTGAATGCTTGCCCCTAGCAAGACAAACAAGACAATTTCCGCTACCACCCATAAACTGTCAAACCCACTCCGCAATCGTCGCGCTAAAGGCGGATCGAATGCGATCGCAAAAAATCCGATTGCCATCACAGCCAAGTAGCCAGAGAAAATTGGCAATTTCTCTGCCGCTACCACGAGCAACAGAGCCAAACTTGCCGCTACCAACGTATCTTGTACCGCATTCTGCGTCCAGTTTTGCTTTGTTAGCAGAGATACCAAAAGCCGCGCCGTCAGCAGCCCTAGTACAACTCCCAGCACAATTTGGAAAATAATTTGTAACGGCAGCAGATGCAGCGCGCTTAAAGTTAAACCTCCCGGTAACTTTACACCTGCTGCACTCCCTTGGGAAAGGAATGTCAATAACAGGCTAAATACTAATAGCAGCAAAACATCTGACAAAGCGCTACCCGTCAAAATCGCATCGGGAATTCCTTTGTTTACGCCCCAACCAAGGCTTTTCAATCGCAACATTCCTGGCACGATGACAGCCGGAGACTCTGCCCCAATGATGCAACCCAGCATTAATCCAGTGAGAAAGTCAAACTGAAAAATTGTCATTGCAGCCAAAGCAACAGCTATTGCCTCACACGCCGCTGGTAAAAATCCCAATCGCAGTGCTACAGATCCCTGTCGGGCTAGCTTTTCCCGATCCAGCCCTAGCCCTGCCTTCATCAAAATCGCCATCACAGCGATCGTTCGCAGAGTGCCAGCTGCCTCCAGAACGCTAGGGCTAATTGCATTTGCCACCTGTGGACCTAAGAAAATCCCCACCAGCACCATGCCTACCAGCGCCGGAATTTTCAAGCGACGAGCAATTTGACCGCCAAAAAAGCCAAATAGCAAAATCCAGATAAAGCTCTCTAACATCGCGCAACTACGGGTTAGTTAACAGTTGAACCGTAACTCGCGTTGGAAAGTTAGATTGGCTAGCGATAGCCCTACCCTTCCGCCGCAAGCCGGAACAGTAGGAGCCATCAGCCTTCTGGTTGTCATGTCAATTTCCAGATGGCAGTTAAGGCGAGCCCCATCACCTCAGATTATTTTTACAATTGTAAAACCATCCGTGCCGTCCATAAGTATATCGAGACGATTGTGCCTCAAGCAAGTGTGGGATAAACAGCAATATCTTCCCAAGTTCAAGGTTCTGAGGTTAGGTCTGCCCTTTGAGCAGTAGTACCATTACGGGAATGTACCCAAATCCAATTGAAATAGCTCAGGACAAGCCTTAAAGTAACTTTCGTCTGCTCCCAGATTTGCCCAAACTTATTTTGTCGTCGATGCCATCGCCCTGTTTGCTGCCGGATGATACCATTATGCATAACTTTACAGCTTACTACCGCTTTTTTACAAGATAAAAAAATAAGTTTCTGTCTTTTTTAGAAACTTTAATAAACATGAAAATCACAATAAAAATAACTGTCTTGGGTAAGAAGTCGCTCTGTATGAAGAGTGACTTATTTATTGAAATTAAGTAAGCGTTAAAATATTTGCTACTAAAGTATGTTGATTAGCCTGACCGCCAATTGTGACTGAAAAATGACAAACATCTAACGGCTAGTAATAGATAATATGTAATTGACAATTGCTAGTATCGTTACCAGAGTAGAGAGCGATCGCCGCTCGATTACTCAACGCCTACGTAAAAAGCTAGAAAGAACGCACCCTGAAAGACCTGAGCAAAAGTTAGGTTAATGACACGATCGCATAAGGAGAACTATCATGGTTTGGGACAAAATAGATCGCTCTACACCAGACGAGCAAAGCAACAGTTCTAAAGCCCCCCAAGGTACACCTGGAGAAAGTTCTTACCATCCACCCATCGGCAAGCCACTGACGGATTGGGAGCAACCAGATTATGACGAACTCGATCTATGCATGGAAGTCACAACATATATTTACCAATGGCAACGATCGGGGCTGGGGTAAGAAGTCAGAAGTCGATTGACACTCCTCTAATCCCTTGTCTCTTTGTCTTCGCTCCTCCATGTCTAACATGAAAAACCACTCGCGACCGCATTTAGCCCAAGGTGTACGCTTGCAGTGGGACGAGTTAAGACAACAACATTTACTTCTGATGCCAGAAGGCGCGCTGATGTTAAATTCTACGGCGGCGGCTGTATTAGAGCTGTGCGATGGTAGGCGTACCATTGGGGCGATCGCGCAGCGGTTAAAAACACAATATCGAGGCGAGACACTAGAAGATGACGTGCGCCGCTTGCTGATTCGGCTCAGCGCGCGGGGACTATTAGTCGAGCGCGATTAATCGTGTCGATGCCAAGGAGAAGAATTAATGTCAGAATTCTTACCAGTCAAGACGACGGATAGACCTTTGACTCTGATTGCAGAGTTAACCTATCGCTGTCCCCTGAGTTGTCCCTACTGCTCTAATCCACTCAACTATCACGATAAACATTATCGTCAGGAACTTGCTACTGATGATTGGCTGCGGACGATCCGGCAAGCCCGAAACTTGGGTGTATGGCAATTGGGTTTTTCTGGTGGCGAACCACTGTTGAGACAGGATTTAGAGGTTTTAGTCAAAGCAGCCGCCCAAGTTGAACTTTATACGACTTTGGTTACTGCTGGTACGTTGTTGACATTAGAACGAGCTACGCAGCTTTGTCATGCCGGACTTAACCACATCCAAATTAGCATTCAAGATAGTCGCGCTGCCCAGTCTGACTATCTTGCTGGCATTCGTTGTTTCGAGCAAAAACTCGCTGCAGCACGAATTGTCAAAGATTTGGGTTTACCACTGACGCTGAACTTTGTCTTGCATCGGCAAAACATCGAGCGCCTGGAGGAGATGTTAGAGTTATGCGAGCAATTACAAGCAGATCGGGTAGAACTGGCACAGACTCAATACTACGGTTGGGCATTGCATAATCGTGCTGCTTTACTGCCAACACCCCAACAATTAGAACGAGCAGCGCAGATTGTAGCCGTGGCTAAAAAAAGCCGCATTTGCCCGATGGGAATTTTATATGTCATTCCCGACTATTACGAAGATTATCCCAAACCCTGTATGGGTGGTTGGGGTCGTCGGGCTTTGGTTGTGGCTCCCCACGGGGATGTCATGCCTTGTCAAGCCGCCAGTTCTATTCCTGAGATAGAATTTGCTAACGTCCGCGATCGCGATTTAGATTGGATTTGGTTTGAATCGCCTGCTTTCAATCGCTTTCGAGGAACCGACTGGATGAGCGAACCTTGTCGCAGTTGCGATCGCGCCCAAATTGACTTTGGTGGTTGCCGTTGCCAAGCACTACTGTTAACAAATAACGCTGCTGCAACCGATCCAGTCTGCCATTTATCACCCCATCATGACTTAGTAGTCACAGCCAGAGAAGAGGCATTAGAACAATCTCTGCCTTTGGTACATCGCTCGTCGGTTGCATCGCTCGGCGTAAAGGAGGCGTACCATAAGTAGTACCAGCCTCCCACATCAAAGCGCATAGCAAATTGTAAGCGAGTCAATAAACAGAAAGCTCTGTACGTACCATAGAGGGAGTTTTACAACGCAAAATATCCATTCCCAAAGTTGTGTTTAAATGTCGTAAATTTAGTTCAACACTCCAAGGTTCACCAGAAAGCCTGAGAACTTCAAGAGGAGAATATTTGGTTGTCTCCAATAAAGTAGTGATTAAACTCTCTCAGTGAGTGCGCAAGCCAGGCATGATAATCTAATAGTAAATTTCTCGCACACTCAAGGTGAAGGGCAAAGTCACAAAATTGACACTAATCAAACCTAAATGCTCTATCGGTGGTAGTTAGGATCGTTCTTATCTACAACCGGACGATCTGAAGCATCCAAATCTAGTTCTTCTCGCCGCACCGTTTCTTCGGCGTTGACCATTTCGCGATCGGTTTCCTTTCTAACTCTTACTTCTTCGCGTAAAACAGCTTCCTTACGAATGTCGGGAGTTTCTTCATAGATCTCCATACGTGCAGCTTCACCTTCGCGGAAGTTGGCTTCTCCTGGAGCTGCTGGTCTACCAGCATCATTTGGCGTGACGCGCTCGACCACGACTCGTTCTTTTTCTACTGGAACTGAAACTCTTTCTGTTTCAGTTTCAACGCGCTTGCCTACGGAAACTTCTCCGGCTTTACGACGGGTTTTATTCGCAATCAGCCTTTCTTCATACAGCTTGAGCGATTGACGATCTGGCTGGTTCATATCGTACAGATCTGGCTCTTGCTGATAGTTGTAAGTGCTGCGATCGGAATCAACTGTTTTTGCTGCTGGAGCTGTCGAACCTAATGCTGCTGATGATTCTAGGGGGCGATCGCGATAAACTCCCCGCACCCGTTCTTCGTATGCGTCATCAATTTTCAGATCGTCGCTAAACTCTGGTAAGCTTTCCGCTTGCTCTTTGGTAAAGCCGACCGCATAAACGTGTCGCTGGTTTTGGTCAATGCGAGAACGTCCCACTGGTAGCAATACCTGTTTACCAAAAATCCAAAAACCAGTGTCAACAACTAAATAACGAAAACGACCATCTTCATCGACCAAGATATTCTTGACAGTGCCGACTTTTTCATTATCTCTGTCTGAATAAACCTCGTAATCTTTGATATCGTCGCCGTCAAAAGAATCTCGATAATTAGTATCAAAGTCCTCAAGTTTGTGAAGAGCCATATTAATTCCTTCCATTTCATTTAAACTTATTAACCAGACTAAAACTTTATCTGGATAATGTATCTTGCTAGCGATAGAGATAAAATGTTTTCACTGATACAATTACTCTGCCTTTTGATGTAGCTACGTCCAATAAATGACAAGCTAACTAATAAACCAAATAGCTATCAATTTGCGATTGGATATAATTTATTGTTTCAAACTGAAGATAGAAAAAAATAAAAGCTAGGCTCTAGTAATACAGAAAATTAATCGAGTGGTTTGACGTTGCTAAGCAATAGCTGAACGCGATCGCGCCACTCAAAGCAGAGGAATTACACGCACAGGCGCGGGAGATCGTTCAGCCTGATTTCGAGCGATCGGTTTCCCTTGACACACTCTACGGACTTATCGCCATGTAAAATTCAATTAAGCAGCGATCGCCGCAATACACTCAATCTCTACCAACACATCTTTCGGCAACCGCGATACTTGCACGCAAGCACGCGCTGGGGCATTTGCTTCATCAAAATGTTGAGCATAAACCGCATTCATCGCCGCAAAATCATTCATATCTTTTAAGAATACGGTTGTCTTCACCACATCCTGAAACTTTGCTCCTGCTGCGGCGAGAATTGCCTCTAAATTTGCCATCACTTGCTTTGTCTGGGCGGTGACATTCCCCGTACCGATAATTTCCCCACTCTGAGGATCGAGGGGAATTTGCCCAGCGACAAATACCATTTGTCCGCTAGCCGCGATCGCTTGATTATATGGTCCCACGGGTGCGGGTGCGGCATCGGTACGGATGATTTTGCGAGTCATAAGTAAGTCAAAAGTCAAAAGTTAAATGTCAAAATGTCTGGGGCTGATGATGCCAGCTAAATGCATGACAGTCTAGATTGGCGTAAGGTTGGCTGTACTTGTAGAAGTTTGTTCGCCAAATATCACAGTAGAACAACAACTATGTTAAGTAAACCCTACTCACTCGTTAACAAGGGACGAATATTGTAATGACGGTAACGCCAATAATCGCGCAAGATGCGATCGTGATCGAAGCATAAGTTCGTAGGGACTTGCCAAGATTCAAAAATGCCAACACCCTTAGCATCATCTCCAGCTTTGGGTTCGCCTGTTGCCGTAGCAATGAATACTACGCTTAACGTATGCTGGCGCGGATCGCGGTTGGGATCGGAATAAACGTGAAACTGTTCGATTAATTCTACCTGCAAGCCAATTTCTTCTTCAGCTTCTCGACGTGCGGCTAGTTCTGCTAACTCCCCATAATCGATAAAACCGCCAGGGATCGCCCAACCGTAAGGAGGATTATGGCGCTCGATTAAGACGATCGGTCGCTGCGGTCGGTCAATTAATTCAATAATGATGTCAACTGTCGGGACGGGATTGCGGTAAGCCATAAATAATTGGTTTTGCTTCTTAGTGCAAAGCTTGTTATAATCATGAAGCCATGTCACCAGGAGAGGTGGCTGAGTGGTCGAAAGCGGCAGATTGCTAATCTGTTGATGGACTCGTAAGACCCATCCGAGGGTTCGAATCCCTCCCTCTCCGTTTTAAGAATTTACCAGATTTCTGCTGTGGGTGAATTGCACCTCATCAACCCATAGCTGAAAGAGAATTGTGGCGATCGCCAATCGCCTCGTTCCTCTATCATTTGGCAAAAATTATTGCGATCGCGGAACTTTATTGCTGAAGAAAATATCTCCGCCATTGGGTAGGTGTAATTAGATCCAGTTTTCTACCCAGTTATGCAAGAATAATCTGCATTAATTTTCAATCGCACAGACGATAAACAACTCTATGAAAACGACCGATCCTGTTTTGGTGAAACGCTTATCAGGTACTCTTGCCCTAGCTACTGCTACTCTCTCGCTCGGTTTTTTGGCTGCGGCTTGTCAACAAACCACAACAACAAGCAGCACGCCCCAAACCACAACTGCCGATTCTGCTCCGGCAACAACTCCGGTTGCAACAGATGTACAAGCTAGCACGCAAGCACTAAAGCTTGGCTCTCTTCTCCCCGCCACGGGCGATTTAGGTCCCATCGGACAACAAATGTCGGGTGCTGTTCCCTTAGTCATCGAGACAGTCAATGCTTGCGGTGGTGTTAATGGCGCTCCTGTCTCCTTAGTGGCAGAAGATGACGAAACCGATCCGCGTAAGGGTGCGGCAGCGATGACGAAACTAGCAAACGTCGATCGCGTAGCAGGTGTAGTTGGTTCTTTTGCCAGTAGCGTTTCTAGCGCGGCTGTACCGATCGCCGTGCGCAACAAGGTGATGCTGATCTCGCCTGGTAGTACGAGCCCTGTCTTTACAGATAGAGCCAAAAAAGGTGAATTTAAAGGCTTTTGGGCGCGGACAGCTCCCCCCGATACCTACCAAGCCGAAGCCCTAGCTCAATTAGCGAAAAAACGAGGTTTTAATCAAGTCTCGACTGTAGTAATCAATAACGACTACGGTGTAGGTTTTGAAAAAGCTTTTGTCCAAACTTTTAAAAAACTTGGTGGAACTGTCGTTAACGAAGGTAGACCGACTCGTTACGATCCCAAAGCAACAACCTTTGAAACTGAAGCCGCTGCTGCTTTCGCTGGCAAACCCCAGGCAGTGATTGCCGTGATGTACGAAGAAACAGGTAGCATCTTACTGAAATCTGCCTACGAGCAAGGATTAATGCAGGGAGTACAGGTGATGCTCACTGACGGAGTGAAATCCGCCACCTTCCCTGGAAAAGTTGGCAAGAAAGATGACGGTAAATATATTGTCACTGGGGCGATTGGGACTGTGCCAGGTGCAGATGGCAAAGCACTGACAGCGTTAACCCAATTGTGGAAACAAAAGAAAAATCAGGCAGTTGGGGAATACGTCCCTCAAGCTTGGGATGCGACAGCACTACTCGTCCTCGCCGCCCAAGCAGCCAAGGCAAATACTGGCGAAGCAATTGCCAGTAAACTACGAGAAGTTTCTAACGCTCCAGGGACGGCAGTTACTGACGTATGCAAAGGTTTAGAGTTATTACGCAAAGGTCAAGATATCAATTATCAAGGCGCTAGCGGTAACGTCGATGTCGATGCTAACGGTGATGTTGTCGGAGTCTATGACGTTTGGACGGTCAAAGACGACGGTACTCTCGGTACGATTGGTAAAATTAGCCCGAAATAATTCAGAGCTCGGTTAACGATGACCGATGTAGAGACGTTACATGTAACGTCTCTACATGTAATGTCTCTACTATTTTTAGAAGCCAGGGAAGTTATAGCCGACTCCTAGTAATAGACCGATAGAAGTTTCCTCAAAAAAGGCAACGTTTACCCCAGCCGTAGCAGTAAATTGATTAGTCAGGGGAAAATCTACCCCACCAGTAAGCAAGAAGTCGGTTTGACTGTCATCGCCAGAGGCGATCGCAACTCCCCCACCTATGTAAGGTGATATTGGTAGCGCAGCATCTATGACATCAACTCCTGGTAAAGAAATATCGTAAGTTAGGGGAATCAGAAAAACCGTATCTCCCCCAAAGACGGCAGATGGACGCACTGAGAAGTTACTAGGCAGCCCAATTTTGCTAATCACGGCAAAGTTAGAGTCGCCTAAATCCGTGT
This window of the Chroococcidiopsis thermalis PCC 7203 genome carries:
- a CDS encoding ABC transporter substrate-binding protein, which produces MKRLSGTLALATATLSLGFLAAACQQTTTTSSTPQTTTADSAPATTPVATDVQASTQALKLGSLLPATGDLGPIGQQMSGAVPLVIETVNACGGVNGAPVSLVAEDDETDPRKGAAAMTKLANVDRVAGVVGSFASSVSSAAVPIAVRNKVMLISPGSTSPVFTDRAKKGEFKGFWARTAPPDTYQAEALAQLAKKRGFNQVSTVVINNDYGVGFEKAFVQTFKKLGGTVVNEGRPTRYDPKATTFETEAAAAFAGKPQAVIAVMYEETGSILLKSAYEQGLMQGVQVMLTDGVKSATFPGKVGKKDDGKYIVTGAIGTVPGADGKALTALTQLWKQKKNQAVGEYVPQAWDATALLVLAAQAAKANTGEAIASKLREVSNAPGTAVTDVCKGLELLRKGQDINYQGASGNVDVDANGDVVGVYDVWTVKDDGTLGTIGKISPK
- a CDS encoding DUF2382 domain-containing protein, giving the protein MALHKLEDFDTNYRDSFDGDDIKDYEVYSDRDNEKVGTVKNILVDEDGRFRYLVVDTGFWIFGKQVLLPVGRSRIDQNQRHVYAVGFTKEQAESLPEFSDDLKIDDAYEERVRGVYRDRPLESSAALGSTAPAAKTVDSDRSTYNYQQEPDLYDMNQPDRQSLKLYEERLIANKTRRKAGEVSVGKRVETETERVSVPVEKERVVVERVTPNDAGRPAAPGEANFREGEAARMEIYEETPDIRKEAVLREEVRVRKETDREMVNAEETVRREELDLDASDRPVVDKNDPNYHR
- a CDS encoding RidA family protein, with product MTRKIIRTDAAPAPVGPYNQAIAASGQMVFVAGQIPLDPQSGEIIGTGNVTAQTKQVMANLEAILAAAGAKFQDVVKTTVFLKDMNDFAAMNAVYAQHFDEANAPARACVQVSRLPKDVLVEIECIAAIAA
- a CDS encoding NUDIX domain-containing protein; protein product: MAYRNPVPTVDIIIELIDRPQRPIVLIERHNPPYGWAIPGGFIDYGELAELAARREAEEEIGLQVELIEQFHVYSDPNRDPRQHTLSVVFIATATGEPKAGDDAKGVGIFESWQVPTNLCFDHDRILRDYWRYRHYNIRPLLTSE